In a genomic window of Aggregatimonas sangjinii:
- a CDS encoding S8 family peptidase — MKISILRALSVALIITVFSCSKEDPSTTLPDTEAVALDQNEPLTIPEINRIIENEIELNGDFDWNAVPELVLWSALQHADGVLTVGYGKDKDDFTINDSGRQTSSKLAIVEMVRTLEGKGRSTTDKDEDILIYEDEYLTVIDLKVLQRETIASLRRNADIRYMEPSGYSYFQTVTEKSALSDSGCGFDTEDISSNDYTTISPNARMPWNFPLHHIDDAWALSTGTGITIGVVDTGLSPNQPLLNANFNNGDSSGRTVEKYGVYVDSFWPWSRKTDGPNDKCGHGTSMSAAATAPRNNTGLPVGVAYNSNLISYRASSDVLLNGYQEQKGVAKAITDLGRRNDVHIISMSMGYIYSINRIKDAIRYAYSRDKLIFCAGGTSTSFTNFLGVVFPASMSETVAVTGIEEGSGYDECDACHKGSTIDFTIIMERGNNNHIPVLGYYSGSEDYVGGSSVATANAAGIAALVWSKNPSWSRNDVLNKLKISAELYPNRSSSYGWGNLDALKAVQ, encoded by the coding sequence ATGAAAATTAGTATTCTTCGAGCGCTCAGTGTAGCGCTTATCATCACGGTTTTCTCGTGTTCCAAAGAAGATCCCTCAACTACCCTTCCCGATACGGAAGCGGTGGCACTGGACCAGAACGAGCCCCTGACCATTCCTGAAATCAATCGAATTATCGAAAATGAAATAGAACTGAACGGTGATTTTGATTGGAACGCCGTTCCTGAATTGGTTTTGTGGAGTGCCCTACAACATGCCGATGGTGTGCTCACCGTGGGTTATGGGAAGGACAAGGATGATTTTACCATTAACGATTCCGGGAGACAGACCTCTTCAAAGCTTGCCATTGTGGAAATGGTACGAACACTTGAGGGCAAAGGGAGATCAACGACTGATAAGGATGAAGATATTCTGATTTACGAAGATGAATACCTTACCGTAATCGATTTGAAAGTACTGCAACGGGAAACGATAGCCAGCTTGCGTAGGAATGCGGACATTCGGTACATGGAACCAAGTGGATATTCTTATTTTCAAACGGTTACCGAAAAATCGGCATTATCCGACTCTGGCTGTGGTTTCGATACCGAAGACATTTCTTCTAACGATTATACGACCATTTCGCCCAATGCGCGCATGCCCTGGAATTTTCCGTTACATCATATTGACGATGCCTGGGCACTGAGTACGGGTACAGGTATTACCATTGGTGTTGTCGATACCGGCCTCTCGCCCAATCAACCTTTATTGAACGCCAATTTCAACAATGGGGATTCTTCAGGTAGAACCGTTGAGAAATACGGGGTTTATGTCGATTCGTTTTGGCCCTGGTCAAGAAAGACCGATGGACCTAACGATAAATGTGGGCATGGCACCAGTATGTCTGCCGCCGCAACCGCGCCCCGAAACAATACAGGGTTGCCCGTTGGGGTTGCCTACAATTCGAACTTGATTTCGTATCGGGCATCTTCGGATGTGTTGTTGAACGGGTATCAAGAACAAAAAGGAGTTGCGAAAGCAATTACAGACTTGGGTAGACGAAATGACGTGCACATTATTTCAATGTCTATGGGGTATATTTATTCCATTAATAGGATTAAGGACGCCATTCGATACGCTTATTCTCGGGACAAACTAATATTTTGTGCCGGCGGCACCTCTACTTCCTTCACCAATTTTCTAGGAGTTGTTTTTCCGGCATCAATGAGTGAAACCGTTGCGGTAACAGGAATCGAGGAAGGTTCCGGTTACGATGAGTGCGATGCGTGTCACAAGGGAAGTACTATCGATTTTACCATAATCATGGAGCGCGGCAATAACAATCATATACCAGTACTGGGCTATTATAGCGGATCGGAAGACTATGTAGGCGGCTCATCGGTCGCAACGGCTAACGCTGCTGGAATCGCGGCATTGGTTTGGTCTAAAAATCCGAGCTGGTCCAGAAACGATGTTCTGAACAAATTAAAGATTTCGGCCGAGCTGTATCCTAATCGGAGCAGTAGCTATGGTTGGGGTAATTTAGATGCTTTAAAGGCTGTTCAATAA
- a CDS encoding peroxiredoxin produces the protein MATIRLGDKAPDFTADSSVGTINLYDYLGDSWGILFSHPADFTPVCTTELGTAAKFKGEFDKRNVKMMALSVDGAVSHAEWIKDINEVQETVVNFPIIADEDRTVSNLYDMIHPNADSTLTVRSVFIIAPDKTVKLILTYPASTGRNFHELLRVIDSLQLTAYHKVATPANWESGQDVVVSPSIPTDEAREIFKKGVEEVKPYLRMTPDPTF, from the coding sequence ATGGCAACAATACGACTGGGCGATAAAGCGCCCGATTTTACAGCAGACAGTTCAGTTGGTACGATCAACTTATACGACTACCTGGGTGACAGTTGGGGAATATTATTTTCGCATCCGGCGGATTTTACCCCTGTCTGTACCACCGAATTGGGTACAGCAGCAAAGTTTAAGGGTGAATTCGATAAACGCAATGTAAAAATGATGGCATTGAGCGTTGACGGTGCCGTTTCTCATGCCGAATGGATCAAAGACATTAATGAAGTACAAGAAACGGTCGTAAACTTTCCGATAATCGCAGATGAAGATCGAACCGTCTCGAATCTTTATGATATGATTCATCCTAATGCCGATAGTACGTTGACCGTGCGGTCGGTATTTATCATCGCGCCGGATAAAACGGTGAAATTAATATTGACCTACCCAGCCTCTACGGGTAGAAATTTTCATGAACTATTGCGAGTAATCGACTCCTTACAGCTAACGGCTTACCATAAAGTGGCTACTCCCGCTAACTGGGAATCCGGTCAGGATGTTGTCGTAAGTCCATCAATACCGACTGATGAAGCCCGTGAAATCTTTAAGAAGGGCGTAGAAGAGGTTAAACCATACCTAAGAATGACCCCCGACCCAACCTTTTAA
- a CDS encoding bile acid:sodium symporter family protein, with protein sequence MTEALLDTVKLNFDTDLQWVLNVLLALVMFGIALEISVNDFKATLRQPKAVFVGVGCQFLLLPAITFLLIWFIKPIPSIALGMFMVAACPGGNVSNFMTHLGKGNTALSVSLTAIATVLSIIMTPFNLQFWAVNYEPTATILKEISISPFTMIKLVTLLLGIPLVLGMLVNHHFPMMAKKLAKSFKIVSLLFFVALIILALNNNKDIFMQYIVYVFWIVLVHNFLAFTTGFSVARLLGLSQQDTRSITIETGIQNSGLGLILIFTFFQGLGGMALVAAFWGIWHLVSGLLLAGFWSRSIVDIRQHI encoded by the coding sequence TTGACGGAAGCACTTCTCGATACCGTAAAACTTAATTTTGATACCGATCTGCAATGGGTATTGAATGTGTTGTTGGCGTTGGTGATGTTCGGTATTGCCTTGGAAATTTCAGTAAACGATTTTAAGGCGACTTTACGGCAACCTAAAGCTGTTTTTGTTGGTGTCGGATGCCAGTTTTTATTGCTTCCGGCAATTACTTTTTTACTGATATGGTTCATAAAGCCCATACCAAGTATTGCATTGGGCATGTTCATGGTAGCTGCTTGTCCAGGGGGTAATGTCTCTAATTTCATGACCCATTTAGGCAAGGGAAATACTGCACTCTCCGTTAGTCTTACTGCCATTGCAACGGTACTTTCTATAATTATGACGCCATTTAACCTCCAATTTTGGGCAGTCAACTACGAACCAACGGCGACGATTTTGAAAGAAATTTCGATTTCGCCTTTTACCATGATCAAGTTGGTTACATTGTTATTAGGTATTCCTTTGGTCTTGGGGATGCTTGTAAATCATCATTTTCCCATGATGGCCAAAAAGCTCGCGAAATCATTTAAAATAGTGTCTTTGTTGTTTTTTGTCGCCCTGATCATTTTGGCCCTTAATAACAATAAGGACATTTTTATGCAGTATATCGTATATGTATTTTGGATAGTACTCGTGCATAATTTTTTGGCATTTACGACCGGTTTTTCGGTAGCAAGGCTTCTGGGTTTGTCACAACAGGACACGCGATCTATAACCATAGAAACAGGAATACAAAACTCCGGTTTGGGATTGATTCTTATTTTTACCTTTTTTCAGGGTTTAGGAGGTATGGCTTTGGTAGCGGCATTCTGGGGAATATGGCATTTGGTTTCGGGTTTGCTCCTGGCTGGTTTTTGGAGCAGAAGCATCGTGGATATTAGACAACACATTTGA
- a CDS encoding GNAT family N-acetyltransferase, whose amino-acid sequence MKEIVHFEPLTASRFHTYIEVGKKAYAQHYLHLWHKSNAAPYLMDSFTKAVLEREDTDANTALFIINYNRKAVGILKFTVNCELHPFSDKEALYLDKIYIQNEYTGKGIGKKVLQFTMLRAKEYQKKVLWLDTMQNGPALQFYFKNGFEIHSEKLLHFSGVLDEERPMFVLTKKV is encoded by the coding sequence ATGAAGGAAATCGTCCATTTCGAACCCCTTACCGCTTCAAGATTCCACACTTATATCGAAGTAGGCAAAAAGGCTTATGCCCAGCATTATTTGCATCTCTGGCACAAAAGCAATGCCGCCCCCTATCTAATGGACAGTTTTACCAAAGCGGTTCTAGAGCGAGAGGATACAGACGCAAATACCGCTCTTTTTATCATCAATTACAACCGCAAGGCGGTCGGTATTTTAAAGTTTACCGTAAACTGTGAATTACATCCTTTTTCTGATAAGGAAGCATTATATCTGGATAAAATCTATATCCAAAATGAGTATACCGGGAAGGGTATTGGAAAAAAAGTACTTCAATTTACGATGCTAAGGGCAAAAGAATATCAGAAAAAAGTACTTTGGCTCGATACAATGCAAAATGGACCTGCTTTGCAATTCTATTTCAAAAACGGATTTGAAATACACAGCGAAAAACTATTGCATTTTTCCGGGGTCTTAGATGAAGAACGGCCCATGTTCGTCCTGACCAAAAAAGTTTAG
- a CDS encoding lysophospholipid acyltransferase family protein encodes MKNLGYILLKYWVKVGLYCYYGKIRMVGKEHIPKNKPVLFLPNHQSALMEVLLLAVDCDRKPWFLTRSDVFKKPTLKRLFAYLQMIPIYRIRDGRDSLKKNDAVFERCAELFAKNEAILMFPEANHNIKRRVRPLSKGFTRILFGTLDKYPELDIQLVPVGLNYKDSKAFPDRIAIIFGKPIAVKGLYQKEDIHASTNVVKEAVATSLKTLTTHIDDEANYETIIAQLEAFGVNFLKPREVNEVYKRLETRKTKVSDRPKSGFVGTIFRFIFTLLNLPLVLGWWLWMKPKVWEPEFTATLRFGYAFLASPLYYFLIFIVVSLVFTPFIGALAVLGVFGFNWVYVKLA; translated from the coding sequence TTGAAGAATTTAGGATATATTTTATTAAAATATTGGGTAAAGGTCGGTCTGTATTGCTATTATGGCAAAATTAGGATGGTCGGGAAAGAACATATTCCCAAAAATAAACCTGTATTGTTCCTGCCCAATCACCAGAGTGCCCTGATGGAGGTGCTTTTATTGGCAGTCGACTGTGACCGCAAACCATGGTTCCTTACTCGTTCCGACGTTTTTAAAAAACCCACCCTGAAGAGGCTTTTTGCATATTTACAGATGATACCCATTTACCGTATTCGAGACGGCCGTGATTCGCTAAAGAAAAATGATGCGGTTTTTGAGCGTTGTGCCGAGCTCTTCGCAAAGAACGAGGCGATACTTATGTTTCCAGAAGCTAATCACAATATTAAAAGAAGGGTGAGGCCTTTGAGCAAAGGATTTACCCGTATTTTATTCGGTACGTTGGACAAGTATCCCGAATTGGACATTCAATTAGTACCGGTTGGGCTGAATTATAAGGATTCGAAGGCATTTCCTGATCGAATCGCCATTATCTTCGGGAAGCCCATAGCGGTCAAGGGGCTATACCAAAAAGAGGATATTCACGCATCAACGAACGTGGTAAAGGAAGCGGTTGCCACTAGCTTAAAAACCTTGACAACGCATATCGATGACGAGGCCAATTACGAGACTATAATTGCCCAACTTGAGGCTTTTGGAGTGAACTTTTTAAAGCCAAGGGAAGTGAACGAAGTCTATAAACGCCTCGAAACTCGAAAGACCAAAGTAAGCGATCGACCAAAATCCGGCTTTGTAGGCACTATTTTTAGATTCATTTTTACACTCCTCAATTTACCTTTGGTTCTGGGGTGGTGGCTCTGGATGAAACCTAAAGTTTGGGAACCCGAATTTACGGCAACCCTGCGGTTTGGCTATGCCTTTCTGGCGAGTCCTTTGTACTATTTTTTGATTTTTATAGTGGTCTCCTTGGTCTTTACCCCGTTTATTGGCGCGTTAGCCGTATTAGGTGTATTTGGCTTCAATTGGGTGTACGTGAAATTGGCCTAG
- a CDS encoding tRNA-binding protein: MNDTINWSDFAKVDMRIGTIIRVDDFPEAHNSSYRMTLDFGPEIGTLKSSAQLTLRYSKEQLVGKQVVAVVNFPKKQIANFMSECLVLGAVQGKDVILLHPETNSDNGLKIG; this comes from the coding sequence ATGAACGACACCATAAATTGGTCCGATTTTGCTAAAGTAGATATGCGTATCGGGACCATCATCAGGGTAGACGATTTTCCCGAAGCACACAACTCGTCGTACCGAATGACCTTGGATTTTGGCCCGGAAATCGGTACCCTAAAATCTTCGGCCCAACTGACCTTGCGGTACTCAAAGGAACAGTTGGTAGGTAAACAGGTGGTCGCCGTCGTCAATTTTCCTAAAAAACAAATTGCGAATTTTATGAGTGAATGCCTGGTCCTTGGAGCAGTGCAAGGCAAGGACGTCATTCTCCTGCACCCTGAAACAAATAGTGATAATGGACTCAAAATCGGATAG
- a CDS encoding peptidylprolyl isomerase, whose translation MQDGIYAKFNTSKGEILVDLTYDKTPATVGNFVALAEGNKKNKVKSEGTPFYDGLKFHRVIPDFMIQGGCPQGTGTGDPGYKFDDEFHPELTHDGPGVLSMANSGPGSNGSQFFITHVATPWLDNKHTVFGKVESGQDVVDAIAQGDTIESLEIVRVGEAAKKWDALAAFENLEADKAKRIAAAKAAQAKELDKVAAGFEETSSGLRYKIIQKGDGAQAEKGKGVSVHYEGSLLNGQVFDSSYKRNQPIDFQLGVGQVIPGWDEGISLLQVGDKARFVIPSDLAYGSAGAGGVIPPNATLIFDVELMGVK comes from the coding sequence ATGCAAGACGGTATCTATGCAAAATTCAATACGTCAAAAGGCGAAATCCTGGTTGATTTGACTTATGATAAAACTCCAGCTACAGTTGGTAATTTCGTTGCGTTGGCGGAAGGAAATAAAAAGAACAAAGTAAAGTCGGAAGGCACTCCGTTTTACGACGGGTTAAAATTCCATAGGGTGATTCCCGATTTTATGATTCAAGGCGGTTGCCCACAGGGGACTGGTACTGGTGACCCAGGATACAAGTTCGATGATGAGTTTCATCCGGAACTTACCCACGATGGCCCTGGAGTACTCTCTATGGCCAATTCGGGACCTGGAAGTAACGGCAGCCAGTTTTTTATCACGCATGTTGCAACTCCTTGGCTCGACAACAAGCATACCGTTTTCGGGAAGGTAGAAAGTGGACAAGATGTTGTCGACGCCATTGCCCAAGGTGATACCATCGAAAGTTTAGAAATCGTACGGGTAGGAGAGGCCGCAAAGAAGTGGGATGCTTTGGCTGCTTTCGAAAATTTGGAGGCCGATAAGGCCAAAAGAATTGCGGCTGCCAAGGCTGCACAAGCAAAGGAGCTCGACAAAGTGGCAGCTGGTTTTGAAGAGACATCAAGTGGTTTGCGGTATAAGATTATTCAAAAGGGCGACGGTGCTCAGGCCGAAAAAGGAAAAGGGGTCTCGGTGCACTACGAAGGGTCTTTGCTAAATGGACAAGTCTTCGATTCTTCTTACAAAAGAAACCAGCCCATCGATTTTCAGTTGGGCGTCGGACAGGTGATTCCTGGTTGGGATGAGGGCATTTCACTCCTTCAGGTAGGCGACAAGGCGCGGTTTGTTATTCCATCAGATTTGGCCTATGGCAGTGCCGGCGCGGGAGGGGTAATTCCGCCGAATGCGACATTGATATTTGATGTAGAATTGATGGGTGTAAAATAA
- a CDS encoding thioredoxin family protein — protein sequence MSLTPSTMLPLGTLAPEFSLPDTVTGQTLNLHALKGERGTVIMFICNHCPFVVHVNPMLVELAKTYQEKGIGFIAISSNDIENYPQDAPDLMKKKAAEEGYPFPYLYDETQETAKAYDAACTPDLYLFDDALKLVYRGQLDDSRPGNGLPLDGRDLRQAIEALLQNGTINADQKPSMGCNIKWKKR from the coding sequence ATGTCCTTAACGCCCAGTACCATGTTGCCTTTGGGAACTTTGGCCCCTGAATTTAGTCTGCCCGATACCGTTACCGGTCAAACCCTGAACCTACATGCCTTAAAAGGAGAGCGAGGTACCGTCATCATGTTCATTTGCAACCATTGCCCTTTTGTGGTACATGTCAATCCGATGTTGGTAGAATTGGCAAAAACCTATCAAGAAAAAGGCATCGGTTTTATCGCTATATCCAGTAACGATATCGAGAACTATCCACAAGATGCCCCTGACTTGATGAAAAAGAAGGCAGCGGAAGAGGGCTATCCGTTTCCCTACTTATATGATGAGACCCAAGAAACCGCCAAAGCCTACGATGCCGCCTGCACTCCCGACCTATATTTGTTCGATGACGCTTTGAAATTGGTCTATCGCGGTCAGCTAGACGATTCGCGACCGGGAAACGGTCTTCCGCTAGACGGACGTGACCTACGCCAGGCCATTGAGGCATTACTTCAGAACGGTACCATCAATGCCGACCAAAAACCGAGTATGGGCTGTAATATCAAATGGAAAAAGAGATAA
- a CDS encoding cupin domain-containing protein has product MKVDSNEALEKLSKIPSPFLAVFSHGTLSVEVYKPIKEDLQQPHSRDEVYIIIAGSGTFLNNGVRTTFKPGDFLFVRAGVEHRFEDFTDDFSTWVLFYGPEGGEKG; this is encoded by the coding sequence ATGAAAGTAGATTCTAACGAAGCACTTGAAAAGCTCTCGAAAATACCGTCACCCTTTCTAGCGGTTTTCAGTCACGGGACACTTTCCGTCGAAGTATATAAACCTATAAAAGAGGACCTACAACAACCGCATTCTCGCGATGAAGTATACATCATTATCGCTGGCAGTGGAACGTTCTTGAATAATGGTGTGCGTACTACGTTCAAACCCGGCGATTTTCTTTTTGTACGTGCAGGTGTTGAGCACCGCTTTGAAGATTTTACCGATGATTTTTCGACCTGGGTGCTTTTCTATGGTCCGGAAGGTGGCGAAAAAGGCTAA
- a CDS encoding YfiT family bacillithiol transferase, with protein MTTTLEKLRYPIGHFECPAEITSRHLEEWIGVLDNLPKRLERLVQPLTKAQLETPYRPDGWTVRQLVHHIPDSHHHSYIRFKWALTEDKPVIKAYEEGRWAELFDSKTAPVQLSLHHLSAVHAKLVYLLKGLSDDQLQRSFVHPETKNEITLAQNIGHYAWHSNHHYAHIEGLLRREGWI; from the coding sequence ATGACTACTACCCTTGAAAAACTGCGTTATCCTATCGGGCATTTTGAGTGCCCCGCTGAAATTACATCGCGACATTTAGAGGAATGGATCGGCGTTCTCGACAATCTTCCAAAACGACTTGAGCGTTTGGTGCAACCACTGACCAAAGCACAGTTAGAAACGCCATACCGCCCCGACGGCTGGACGGTGCGTCAACTAGTGCATCATATACCCGATAGCCATCACCATAGTTATATTCGTTTCAAATGGGCATTGACCGAAGACAAACCTGTAATCAAGGCATATGAGGAGGGACGATGGGCTGAGTTGTTCGATAGTAAAACGGCGCCCGTTCAGTTATCGTTACATCATTTAAGTGCCGTTCATGCCAAATTGGTGTATCTTTTAAAAGGACTGTCGGATGACCAATTACAACGGTCTTTTGTCCACCCTGAAACTAAAAATGAAATTACTTTGGCTCAGAATATCGGTCATTATGCTTGGCATAGTAACCACCATTACGCACATATTGAAGGACTTTTGCGGCGCGAGGGATGGATTTGA
- a CDS encoding PPK2 family polyphosphate kinase, translating to MDTIKSKAYKVEKEFKLSDLQTYEDFGSSKKELKKQLEEVREALGEFQNTLYAHGQYSVLICIQGMDTSGKDSLIREVFKDFNASGVEVHSFKVPTALELKHDYLWRHYLVLPAKGIFGVFNRTHYENVLVTRVHPEYILGEHIPGVRSVEDIDQKFWDKRFRQINDFERHIAENGTLVFKFFMNLSKDEQRRRLLRRLELREKNWKFSPGDLKERKLWNSYQKCYEEAINKTSTDNAPWYIVPADNKKAARVIFASILLEELSKYKDIQEPELEEKVKANLEMYKQQLQNEE from the coding sequence ATGGATACGATTAAAAGCAAGGCATACAAGGTTGAAAAAGAATTTAAGCTCTCCGATTTACAGACATATGAGGATTTTGGTTCCTCCAAAAAAGAATTGAAAAAACAACTCGAAGAGGTTCGAGAAGCGTTAGGAGAATTTCAAAATACACTATACGCCCATGGTCAATACAGCGTGTTGATATGTATTCAAGGGATGGATACATCGGGAAAGGACAGCCTTATTCGTGAGGTATTTAAGGATTTTAACGCCAGTGGCGTAGAGGTACATAGTTTTAAGGTACCTACAGCACTCGAATTGAAACACGATTACCTCTGGCGACATTATCTCGTACTTCCCGCAAAAGGTATTTTTGGGGTATTCAACAGAACCCATTACGAAAATGTGCTGGTCACACGGGTACATCCGGAATACATTCTTGGCGAGCACATTCCGGGAGTTCGTTCCGTAGAGGATATCGACCAAAAGTTTTGGGATAAACGTTTTCGGCAAATCAATGATTTTGAGCGGCATATTGCCGAAAACGGCACCTTGGTCTTCAAGTTTTTTATGAACCTGTCTAAGGACGAACAGCGCAGACGCTTGTTACGCCGTTTGGAATTAAGGGAAAAGAATTGGAAGTTTTCACCGGGAGACCTCAAGGAACGAAAACTATGGAATTCGTATCAAAAGTGCTACGAAGAGGCCATCAATAAGACATCGACCGATAACGCTCCGTGGTATATCGTTCCGGCGGACAATAAAAAGGCCGCTAGGGTAATTTTCGCATCCATACTTTTGGAGGAACTGTCAAAATACAAAGACATTCAAGAACCGGAACTGGAAGAAAAGGTAAAAGCGAATTTGGAGATGTATAAGCAGCAATTGCAAAACGAAGAATAA
- a CDS encoding M28 family peptidase, with the protein MRRILVLCLFISGLALAQTEDEKRIRSIFDTALTDGMAYDWLNHLSNQIGGRLSGSVQAEMAVDYTKAQLDELGLDKVYLQPVMVPKWVRGVPEFAYMETSPGVTTNMNICALGGSIATPAVGIKANVVEVKGIEDLATLGEEKLSGKIVFFNRPMDAELINTFEAYSGCVDQRAVGASEASKYGAVGVIVRSMNLRLDDYPHTGNMRYGDEPINERIPAAAISTNGAELLSTTLQLNPDTKFYFKQNCKQFDDVKSFNVIGQITGSTRPEEIMVVGGHLDSWDLGDGSHDDGAGCVQSMDVLRLLRKSGYTPQRTIRVVLFMNEENGLRGGTEYAKVAMEKKEKHVFALESDSGGFTPRGFSFDCSDADFEKITSWKPLFEPYMIHSFTKGGSGADIGPLKKDGIVLSGLRPDSQRYFDHHHAANDTFEHVNKRELELGAGAMASLVYLFDKYGME; encoded by the coding sequence ATGAGAAGAATACTTGTACTATGCCTATTCATTTCTGGATTGGCCCTCGCCCAAACCGAGGATGAAAAACGAATAAGGTCTATTTTTGATACGGCCCTTACCGATGGTATGGCCTATGACTGGCTCAACCACCTCTCCAATCAAATAGGGGGACGACTTTCCGGTTCCGTGCAAGCAGAGATGGCGGTTGATTATACCAAGGCCCAGCTCGACGAATTGGGATTGGATAAAGTGTATCTGCAGCCCGTAATGGTACCCAAATGGGTTCGCGGCGTTCCTGAATTCGCGTACATGGAGACGAGTCCCGGAGTAACGACCAATATGAATATCTGTGCTTTAGGCGGTTCAATAGCCACGCCGGCCGTTGGTATAAAGGCAAACGTGGTAGAGGTTAAGGGTATAGAAGATCTTGCGACCTTGGGCGAAGAGAAGCTTTCTGGAAAAATAGTTTTTTTCAACCGCCCTATGGATGCCGAATTGATCAATACCTTCGAAGCGTACTCCGGTTGCGTAGACCAACGTGCCGTCGGTGCTTCCGAAGCCTCTAAATACGGAGCCGTGGGCGTTATCGTCCGCTCCATGAACCTTCGACTGGACGATTATCCGCATACCGGAAATATGCGCTATGGCGATGAACCGATCAATGAACGAATCCCGGCTGCAGCAATCAGTACAAATGGTGCCGAATTGTTGAGCACGACCTTGCAACTGAATCCCGATACCAAATTTTATTTCAAACAGAACTGCAAACAGTTTGACGATGTCAAATCGTTCAACGTCATCGGTCAAATTACCGGGAGTACCCGTCCAGAGGAAATTATGGTGGTGGGTGGGCATCTGGATTCTTGGGATTTGGGAGACGGTTCCCATGATGATGGTGCAGGTTGCGTACAGAGCATGGATGTTTTACGGCTCTTGAGAAAATCGGGCTACACGCCCCAACGAACTATTCGCGTGGTTCTTTTTATGAATGAGGAAAACGGACTCCGCGGCGGTACTGAATATGCAAAGGTGGCTATGGAAAAAAAGGAGAAACATGTATTTGCTTTGGAAAGCGATTCGGGTGGATTTACCCCAAGGGGATTTTCGTTTGATTGTTCGGATGCCGATTTTGAGAAAATCACCAGTTGGAAACCACTGTTTGAACCCTACATGATCCACTCGTTTACGAAAGGTGGAAGCGGAGCCGATATAGGCCCTTTAAAAAAGGATGGTATTGTACTATCCGGGTTGCGCCCTGATTCCCAACGATACTTCGATCACCACCATGCGGCTAACGATACCTTCGAGCATGTAAATAAAAGAGAACTTGAACTTGGGGCCGGTGCCATGGCTAGTTTGGTGTATCTCTTTGATAAGTACGGCATGGAATAA
- a CDS encoding cold-shock protein — protein sequence MSKGTVKFFNDSKGYGFITEDGSSEDHFVHISGLIDEIREGDVVEFELQQGKKGLNAVNVKVVD from the coding sequence ATGAGTAAAGGAACAGTAAAATTCTTCAATGATTCTAAAGGTTACGGCTTTATCACTGAAGACGGTTCAAGCGAAGATCACTTTGTACACATTTCTGGTTTAATCGATGAAATTCGCGAAGGTGATGTTGTAGAATTTGAATTACAACAAGGTAAAAAAGGACTAAACGCGGTAAATGTGAAAGTAGTAGACTAG